GGACAAGCGCGTTCGCCGCGATGGCCGTTTCATCGAGCGCCTGGGTTTCTACAACCCGACCGCCAAGGAAAACGAAGAAAGCATCCGCATTGCCCAGGATCGCCTGACCTACTGGAAGAGCGTTGGCGCCCAAGCCTCGCCCACGGTCCTGCGCCTGATCAAGCAAGCTGCAGCCGCAGCCCCCAAGGCGGCAGCCTAAGCCGTCCCGCACGGCGATGTTGCCCGCACTCGAAGCCGCCGAATTGCCGGCGGACGCGATCGAGGTAGGACGCATTGCCGATGCATGGGGCATCAAGGGCTGGTTCAAGGTCCTGCCCCACAGCGCCCAGCCCGAGGCGCTTTTTTCTTCCAAGCGCTGGTTCCTGCAGGCTCCCGGAGCCTCGGCGAACGCCGCTTTCCGGCTCGCGATCCGCGAAGCCAAAGAACATTCCGACTGCATCGTCGCCTCGTCCGAGGATGTGCCTGACCGCAATGCGGCCGAGGCCCTGCGCGGCGCGCGCGTGTTCGTGCCGCGCTCCAGCTTCCCGACGGCCGGCGACGACGAGTACTACTGGGTCGACCTGATCGGCCTTTCGGTCGTCAACCGCGAAGGCGTGACGCTCGGCACGGTGCGCGAGCTGCTCGCCACCGGCCCGCAGACCACGCTGGTGCTCACCGCCGAAGAAGACGGCAAGACCGTCGAGCGCATGGTGCCCTTCGTCTCGGTCTTCGTCGACAAGGTCGATTTGCCCGGCCGTCTCATCACGGTCGACTGGCAGCCCGAGTTCTGACCCCGGGCCGCGCACGCATGCGCTTCGACGTCCTCACGCTCTTTCCCGAACTGTTCGCGCCCTTCATGGCCAGCGGCGTGACGCGTCGCGCCTACGAGTCGAAGCAGGTCGAGGTCGTGCTCTGGAATCCGCGCGATTTCGCGCAGGGCAACTACAAGCGCGTGGACGACCGGCCTTTCGGCGGCGGCCCCGGCATGGTGATGATGGCCGAGCCGCTCGCCGCCTGCCTCGATGCGGCGCTGGCCGCGCGCGGGGCGGAAGCGCCGGTCGTGCTGTTTTCGCCCATCGGCGAGGCGTTGCGCCACGAGGCGGTCGAGAAGTGGTCGGCCAGCGAGGGCGCTGTGCTGGTCTGCGGCCGCTACGAGGGCATCGACCAGCGTTTCATCGACGCGCGGGTCACCCATCAGATCAGCCTTGGCGACTTCGTCCTCTCCGGCGGCGAGATCGCGGCCATGGCGCTGCTCGACGCCGTGGCGCGGCTGCAGCCCGGTGTGCTCGGCGACGAGGCGAGCCATGTGCAGGACAGCTTCAACCCTGCGCTTGACGGCCTGCTCGACTGCCCGCACTACACCCGGCCCGAGCAGTGGAACGGGCAGGGCGTTCCAGCGCCTTTGCTCTCGGGCCACCATGCGCAGATCGAGCGCTGGCGCCGCGACCAGCGGCTGGCCATGACGGCCGCCCGGCGTCCCGATCTCATCGACGCCGCCCGCGCTGCCGGTCGCCTGGACAAGGCCGATGAGACGGCGCTGAAAAAAAAGCTATAATCTCGGGCTCCCCGATCCTCTGTCCGGCCGCGCCTGGCCTTCTCCACCCCCGGGTGACAGATACCAACGGCGCCTTTTGTGTAGCCCGACACGATCGAATATCAGGAAATCATGAACCTCATCGAAACCCTCGAGCAGGAAGAAATCGCCCGCCTCGGCAAGAAGATCCCCGATTTCATGCCCGGTGACACGGTCATCGTCAGCGTGAGCGTCGTCGAAGGCACCCGCAAGCGCGTGCAGGCCTACGAAGGCGTCGTGATCGCCAAGCGCAATCGCGGCCTCAACAGCGGCTTCACCGTGCGCAAGATCTCCAGCGGCGAAGGCGTGGAGCGTACGTTCCAGACCTACAGCCCGCTGATCGCCGGCATCGAAGTCAAGCGTCGTGGCGATGTGCGCCGCGCCAAGCTGTACTACCTGCGCGATCGCAGCGGCCGTTCGGCACGTATCAAGGAAAAGCTGCCGGGCAAGTCGCAAGCAGCAGCGGCCGCCAAGTAAGCCGTTTTCCTGCAGTGCAAAAAGC
This region of Variovorax sp. RKNM96 genomic DNA includes:
- the rimM gene encoding ribosome maturation factor RimM (Essential for efficient processing of 16S rRNA), which produces MLPALEAAELPADAIEVGRIADAWGIKGWFKVLPHSAQPEALFSSKRWFLQAPGASANAAFRLAIREAKEHSDCIVASSEDVPDRNAAEALRGARVFVPRSSFPTAGDDEYYWVDLIGLSVVNREGVTLGTVRELLATGPQTTLVLTAEEDGKTVERMVPFVSVFVDKVDLPGRLITVDWQPEF
- the trmD gene encoding tRNA (guanosine(37)-N1)-methyltransferase TrmD; the protein is MRFDVLTLFPELFAPFMASGVTRRAYESKQVEVVLWNPRDFAQGNYKRVDDRPFGGGPGMVMMAEPLAACLDAALAARGAEAPVVLFSPIGEALRHEAVEKWSASEGAVLVCGRYEGIDQRFIDARVTHQISLGDFVLSGGEIAAMALLDAVARLQPGVLGDEASHVQDSFNPALDGLLDCPHYTRPEQWNGQGVPAPLLSGHHAQIERWRRDQRLAMTAARRPDLIDAARAAGRLDKADETALKKKL
- the rplS gene encoding 50S ribosomal protein L19, with protein sequence MNLIETLEQEEIARLGKKIPDFMPGDTVIVSVSVVEGTRKRVQAYEGVVIAKRNRGLNSGFTVRKISSGEGVERTFQTYSPLIAGIEVKRRGDVRRAKLYYLRDRSGRSARIKEKLPGKSQAAAAAK
- the rpsP gene encoding 30S ribosomal protein S16, whose amino-acid sequence is MVVIRLSRGGSKGRPFFNIVVSDKRVRRDGRFIERLGFYNPTAKENEESIRIAQDRLTYWKSVGAQASPTVLRLIKQAAAAAPKAAA